One Methanolobus sp. WCC4 DNA segment encodes these proteins:
- a CDS encoding nucleotidyltransferase family protein: MEINDIFDLVESLGLDRSVGEDVMELCRKNDIVSLGLFGSFSRGEQTGNSDIDLLVTFSKGKSLIDHIRIENEFEDLLGTKIDMVTEKALSPYISPMVKNELRSIYCEG; encoded by the coding sequence ATGGAAATCAACGACATATTCGATCTTGTAGAATCCCTTGGCCTTGACAGGAGCGTAGGGGAAGATGTAATGGAACTTTGCAGGAAGAATGACATAGTTTCTCTGGGGCTTTTTGGTTCTTTTTCAAGAGGAGAACAAACCGGGAACAGTGATATTGATCTTCTGGTAACATTCTCTAAAGGAAAGAGTCTTATCGATCACATTAGGATCGAGAACGAATTCGAGGATCTGCTGGGTACAAAAATTGACATGGTTACTGAAAAAGCATTGAGCCCATACATTTCACCCATGGTCAAAAATGAACTGAGGAGCATCTATTGTGAAGGATGA
- a CDS encoding ABC transporter ATP-binding protein, whose translation MSEENNGLGQVHDQDMIRITDVTKNYSIGSGAVEVLHGINMSVKKGEFVSIMGQSGSGKTTLMNLIGMLDSPTGGSISINGTEVTGRSQKELVQMRRKTAGFIFQQFHLIPSLTAYENVALPLVFAGEKDDGAVAKAMEKVGLHHRMHHRPSELSGGEQQRVAIARAVVMQPQILLADEPTGALDAVTGTKIMSLLRSLAGEMTVIMVTHNRELADHSDRIIELQDGYVKKSI comes from the coding sequence GTGTCTGAAGAGAATAATGGCCTTGGTCAGGTTCATGATCAGGATATGATCCGGATAACGGATGTGACGAAGAACTATAGTATAGGTTCCGGTGCGGTAGAGGTTTTACACGGTATCAACATGTCAGTCAAAAAAGGCGAATTCGTCTCCATTATGGGCCAATCCGGTTCAGGAAAGACCACTCTGATGAACCTTATCGGAATGCTGGACAGTCCTACAGGCGGAAGTATCAGTATAAACGGCACTGAGGTCACAGGTCGTTCTCAGAAAGAGCTTGTCCAGATGAGACGAAAGACTGCAGGCTTCATTTTCCAGCAGTTCCACCTCATCCCTTCATTGACGGCTTATGAGAATGTTGCTCTGCCATTGGTATTTGCCGGTGAGAAGGATGATGGTGCGGTGGCAAAAGCAATGGAGAAGGTGGGTCTTCATCACAGGATGCATCACAGGCCCTCAGAACTGAGTGGTGGGGAACAGCAGCGTGTGGCTATTGCAAGGGCAGTTGTCATGCAGCCGCAGATCCTGCTCGCGGATGAACCCACAGGTGCCCTGGATGCGGTCACTGGTACTAAGATCATGTCCCTGCTGAGATCGCTGGCCGGTGAGATGACAGTTATCATGGTGACCCATAACAGGGAACTTGCTGATCATTCTGATAGAATTATCGAATTACAGGACGGCTACGTAAAGAAATCAATTTAA
- a CDS encoding Fe-S-containing protein, with the protein MAILVSLSALGCIGSDDPASAGPSEPVEGTWIKSKVSGDTVSIPVSSVELYTNIHSKVNTEVGEVAIMAYMLDDEIIVRSNVCPPCGSIGFTLEDDILVCDACSTVFDATTGDGVMGACVAYPKENIPYTISDGNIVMDMDDVVTAHRNTVEIN; encoded by the coding sequence TTGGCAATTCTAGTTTCCCTTTCAGCACTGGGATGTATCGGCTCTGATGATCCTGCATCCGCAGGTCCTTCTGAACCTGTGGAAGGAACATGGATAAAATCGAAGGTGAGCGGGGATACGGTGTCCATACCTGTCAGCTCGGTCGAGCTATACACCAATATCCATTCAAAAGTGAACACGGAAGTTGGTGAGGTCGCTATTATGGCTTATATGCTGGATGATGAGATAATCGTCAGATCCAATGTATGTCCTCCATGTGGTTCTATAGGATTCACACTTGAGGATGATATTCTGGTATGTGATGCATGTTCCACGGTCTTTGATGCAACCACAGGTGACGGGGTCATGGGGGCATGTGTGGCCTATCCAAAGGAAAATATCCCATACACGATATCGGATGGTAACATCGTCATGGATATGGATGATGTTGTGACAGCTCACAGGAATACAGTAGAGATAAACTGA
- a CDS encoding pantoate kinase has product MSEKGILTARAFAPAHITGFFQIHDHVEPMKKGSTGCGVVLDRGVHTTVTVSDDIERTEIYLNGEQVPGDTSRAVVGSMTDLPVKVESISDIPIGCGFGASGAGALGTAYALNHALSLNYTANQLNDIAHVAEVSNGSGLGDVTGQVHGGITVRKTPGAPSIASVDQVPSKDNDVYCVVLGELSTRSVLNDPEMVRSINNAGKEAMRKLMEKPSVNNFMFYSREFTIRSMLASEKVMEAIETSRNIGVIASQAMLGNAVFSIPPVDRRTELNDIFSEFGTVLHFKIRNESTRIG; this is encoded by the coding sequence ATGTCAGAGAAGGGTATACTGACAGCCAGGGCTTTTGCACCGGCTCATATTACAGGCTTTTTTCAGATACACGACCATGTGGAACCCATGAAGAAAGGCTCGACCGGTTGTGGAGTGGTACTGGACAGAGGGGTCCACACCACTGTAACGGTCTCAGATGACATCGAAAGGACAGAGATATACCTTAACGGGGAGCAGGTCCCGGGAGACACCAGCCGGGCAGTTGTTGGATCAATGACAGATCTTCCGGTAAAGGTCGAAAGCATATCGGACATCCCAATTGGATGTGGTTTCGGAGCCTCCGGAGCCGGAGCCCTTGGTACAGCCTATGCGCTGAACCATGCATTATCACTTAATTATACTGCAAACCAGCTCAATGACATTGCGCATGTGGCAGAGGTTAGCAATGGCAGCGGACTTGGAGACGTCACCGGACAGGTGCATGGAGGGATCACTGTCAGAAAGACACCCGGAGCACCATCCATAGCTTCAGTGGATCAGGTCCCTTCAAAAGATAATGACGTGTACTGTGTGGTCCTTGGAGAACTGTCTACAAGATCAGTGCTCAATGATCCTGAAATGGTAAGATCCATCAATAATGCCGGAAAGGAAGCAATGAGAAAGCTCATGGAAAAGCCTTCTGTTAATAACTTCATGTTTTACTCAAGAGAGTTCACCATACGTAGCATGCTTGCCAGCGAAAAGGTAATGGAAGCTATAGAAACTTCCAGGAATATCGGTGTCATAGCATCACAGGCAATGCTCGGGAATGCGGTGTTCTCCATACCACCTGTTGACAGGAGAACTGAACTTAATGATATATTCTCAGAATTTGGAACTGTCCTCCATTTCAAAATAAGGAACGAAAGCACCAGGATCGGGTGA
- a CDS encoding DUF86 domain-containing protein translates to MKDDSVFLNHILDATEQIEEYTSGMSFEDFLDKRLVQDAVVRQLEIIGEATKNLSSNTTDKYPRIPWKEIAGMRDKLIHAYFGVDLEEVWNTAKKDIPELNRFVNTILSE, encoded by the coding sequence GTGAAGGATGATTCTGTTTTTCTTAATCACATCCTGGATGCTACTGAGCAAATAGAAGAATACACTTCTGGCATGAGCTTTGAAGATTTCCTGGATAAAAGGCTTGTTCAGGATGCTGTTGTCAGGCAACTGGAGATAATTGGTGAAGCCACAAAGAATCTATCTTCAAATACAACAGATAAATATCCCAGGATCCCGTGGAAAGAGATCGCGGGAATGAGAGATAAGCTGATACATGCCTATTTTGGTGTCGACCTGGAAGAAGTCTGGAATACTGCCAAAAAAGATATTCCTGAGCTTAATAGATTCGTAAATACAATTCTGTCAGAGTAA
- a CDS encoding prohibitin family protein codes for MVVEGEWEPEPQKKIPEIPIGIPPILGKIARIIPIIFVILIVFSVMFGSIFVSVGAGEVGVKFNQFGGVEEDELGEGLHIVPPWVSVTKYSVRSETYTMSGITGEGQVVGDDQIKALTVEGLTLGLDITVRYRLIPDEVSTVHQNLGTNYAEKIIRPTIRSSIREVVSTKTALQVYGEERQLVAGEMLTNIDQALGSDGIIVEEVLVRNVVLPTRVAEAIEAKLQADQEAQRMIFVKEKEQLEAERKIIEANGVANATIAEAYGEAEALRIINEQLAKNPDLINYKYIQMLQGQDIQTMLVPTDQGIILDASK; via the coding sequence ATGGTCGTTGAAGGAGAATGGGAACCAGAACCCCAGAAGAAGATACCTGAGATTCCAATAGGTATCCCGCCAATACTTGGCAAAATTGCTCGCATAATACCAATTATTTTTGTTATCCTGATAGTATTCTCAGTAATGTTCGGCTCGATATTCGTCTCTGTCGGGGCTGGAGAGGTTGGTGTGAAATTCAACCAGTTCGGCGGTGTCGAAGAGGATGAACTTGGAGAAGGATTACACATCGTTCCTCCATGGGTCAGCGTTACAAAATACTCTGTCAGAAGTGAAACATACACCATGAGCGGAATAACAGGTGAAGGTCAGGTAGTAGGGGATGACCAGATCAAAGCCCTTACTGTAGAAGGACTCACACTGGGACTTGACATCACTGTCAGATACAGACTGATACCCGATGAGGTCAGCACTGTACATCAGAATCTGGGAACCAACTATGCAGAAAAGATAATACGCCCTACGATAAGATCATCCATACGTGAGGTCGTATCCACTAAAACCGCATTGCAGGTATATGGTGAAGAGAGGCAGCTGGTAGCAGGAGAGATGCTTACAAACATTGACCAGGCACTTGGAAGCGATGGCATCATTGTAGAGGAAGTACTGGTAAGGAACGTTGTATTGCCAACAAGAGTTGCTGAAGCCATCGAAGCAAAGCTCCAGGCTGACCAGGAAGCACAGAGGATGATCTTCGTAAAAGAGAAAGAGCAACTTGAGGCCGAAAGAAAGATCATAGAAGCCAACGGTGTTGCAAATGCTACCATCGCAGAAGCTTACGGTGAGGCTGAAGCACTCAGGATAATAAACGAACAACTGGCAAAGAACCCTGACCTGATAAACTACAAGTACATACAGATGCTGCAGGGACAGGATATCCAGACAATGCTGGTACCTACCGACCAGGGAATAATACTTGATGCCAGCAAATGA
- the coaBC gene encoding bifunctional phosphopantothenoylcysteine decarboxylase/phosphopantothenate--cysteine ligase CoaBC yields the protein MPQTPNEHPTLWIKSTRSDSLKGKTIVLAVTGSIAAVRTVELAREFIRRGADVYAVMSESAGWIINPMALQYATGNEVITAITGNVEHVEFFGNLGRADLLLIAPATANTIGKIAAGIDDTPVTTFATTAIGAGKPVMIVPAMHEDMYDHPAVGENIEKMKSWGIRFIGPKIEEGIAKIAGNDEIVLEVEREIGKRTLCGKKILITSGSTAESIDPIRILTNRASGKTGNELALEAYRRGADVTIVHRNRLGVTGINEIYAETADQMTDAVLYELGEGHDVLISAAAIADYTLDASEQKIKSDEGLELKFRPTRKLIKEAKEAHPRTKIVGFKAEAGVDTEELLKRARKTLETSGLDMIVANEVSKGGIGTDNNNVTILYSGKKEDLNIEGPKSLIASVLMDEITSLLTAKDDE from the coding sequence ATGCCTCAAACTCCAAATGAACACCCGACACTCTGGATCAAGTCCACAAGATCAGACTCATTGAAAGGCAAGACCATCGTGCTTGCGGTCACAGGTAGTATCGCTGCTGTAAGAACAGTGGAGCTTGCCCGTGAGTTCATCCGCAGGGGAGCTGATGTATATGCAGTGATGAGCGAGAGTGCCGGATGGATCATCAACCCGATGGCCCTGCAATATGCAACCGGAAATGAAGTGATCACAGCGATAACCGGAAATGTAGAGCATGTGGAATTCTTTGGCAACCTCGGCAGGGCGGACCTTTTACTGATAGCACCTGCAACGGCCAACACCATCGGGAAGATCGCAGCAGGAATAGACGATACACCTGTGACGACCTTTGCGACCACAGCGATCGGGGCAGGCAAACCCGTGATGATAGTACCTGCGATGCATGAGGACATGTATGACCATCCAGCGGTCGGAGAGAACATAGAGAAGATGAAGAGTTGGGGCATCCGGTTCATCGGACCAAAGATAGAAGAAGGAATAGCCAAGATAGCCGGAAATGATGAGATAGTTCTCGAGGTTGAGCGGGAGATAGGGAAAAGGACACTTTGCGGAAAGAAGATACTCATTACAAGCGGATCCACAGCAGAGTCCATAGACCCCATACGCATCCTTACCAACAGGGCATCCGGAAAGACCGGAAATGAACTGGCACTTGAAGCCTACCGCAGAGGTGCTGATGTGACCATAGTCCACAGGAACAGACTTGGAGTTACAGGCATCAATGAGATATATGCTGAAACAGCTGATCAGATGACCGATGCAGTGCTCTATGAGCTCGGAGAGGGACATGATGTCCTTATAAGTGCTGCTGCAATTGCAGATTATACACTTGACGCCAGTGAACAGAAGATCAAGTCCGATGAAGGGCTTGAGCTTAAATTCAGACCCACACGCAAGCTCATAAAAGAAGCAAAAGAAGCACATCCCCGGACAAAGATAGTCGGATTCAAGGCAGAGGCCGGAGTTGATACTGAAGAACTGCTCAAACGAGCAAGGAAGACACTTGAGACTTCCGGACTTGATATGATAGTTGCCAATGAGGTCAGCAAAGGCGGAATTGGAACAGATAACAATAATGTTACTATATTATACTCCGGCAAGAAAGAGGACCTTAACATCGAAGGTCCCAAAAGTCTTATTGCAAGTGTCCTTATGGATGAGATCACATCACTGCTGACCGCGAAGGACGATGAATAG
- a CDS encoding BlaI/MecI/CopY family transcriptional regulator encodes MVKLDRINLSNEGLTKFFSPIESQIMQVLWENEELTTSMITEKTDIPLSSVAGTLDRLVKAGYANRELDRSESKVRYIYSASDSMDNTANHITQKVLDSLVDTFGKVAIENFHTYNKKK; translated from the coding sequence ATGGTGAAACTGGACAGAATAAACCTCTCAAATGAAGGATTGACCAAATTCTTCAGTCCCATTGAATCGCAGATAATGCAGGTTCTATGGGAAAATGAAGAGCTGACAACTTCCATGATCACAGAAAAGACCGATATCCCTTTATCCAGCGTTGCCGGAACCCTTGACAGGCTTGTGAAAGCAGGCTATGCGAACAGGGAACTGGACAGGAGCGAATCAAAGGTGAGATATATCTATTCTGCTTCCGATTCCATGGACAACACGGCAAACCATATCACACAAAAGGTGCTGGACAGTCTTGTGGATACCTTTGGCAAAGTGGCGATCGAGAATTTTCACACATACAATAAAAAGAAGTGA
- a CDS encoding M48 family metalloprotease, with translation MFSIRDELQCYVTCISDSGLLAFIGVTLLAAVIMFSLYLKSTDTKKRLISLVLGQLAVISAIALVFRAMRCSQMLSLEVYTAYVILSTAIILILPGVYYKVLIKRYKARPITEIMDWPQEFVDELGIRATVYYYDSAVPGAFASGKAIFLSIGMLELTDTQELKAILAHEVWHLRHNNRTPILRQLAVMSFTRNHSQDELEILADRFAEKTVGRSALESARAKLV, from the coding sequence ATGTTCAGCATCAGGGATGAGTTACAATGTTATGTCACCTGTATCAGTGATTCCGGCCTTCTGGCATTTATAGGAGTGACACTTCTGGCGGCCGTGATCATGTTCAGCCTGTACCTGAAAAGCACAGATACTAAAAAGAGACTCATCTCACTTGTTCTGGGACAACTGGCAGTCATCTCTGCCATTGCACTGGTCTTCCGTGCCATGCGGTGCAGCCAGATGCTAAGCCTTGAGGTATATACGGCTTATGTGATATTATCCACCGCGATCATCCTCATCCTGCCAGGAGTATATTATAAGGTACTTATCAAAAGATACAAAGCCAGGCCGATAACAGAGATCATGGACTGGCCGCAGGAATTTGTCGATGAGCTTGGCATAAGGGCAACAGTATATTACTATGATTCTGCAGTACCCGGAGCTTTCGCATCTGGAAAAGCCATATTCCTGTCCATAGGAATGCTGGAACTTACAGATACCCAGGAACTGAAAGCTATCCTTGCACATGAGGTATGGCATCTTCGCCACAATAACAGGACCCCGATACTAAGGCAACTGGCAGTCATGAGTTTCACAAGGAACCACTCCCAGGATGAACTGGAGATACTTGCTGACAGGTTTGCAGAAAAGACTGTTGGCAGAAGTGCTCTGGAGTCGGCAAGGGCGAAGTTGGTTTAG
- a CDS encoding FtsX-like permease family protein: MGVVVAAAAIVAVITTFSVAEESFHEATNKFGANVVVRPAIESIPLVDGYSTMGSLYAGNNYIEESDIHKIYTIRDNASLSVVAPRLYGIAELEGSSVVVMGIDPQQERNLKPWWMVRGHWLPDEDTEEPEALLGSDIALPLGLTEGSMITLSRDNISIDVRVAGVIESTGDNEDGYVILPLATSQYLLSQEGKVSSLEVRALCNACPVEEMSRQIEGVLPGIEARAMSQIVQNEMAIVDHTKSSAMAVSIITLLVSTLTVASTMLASINEKMKEIGIMRAIGASDIQILSMLFFEGALIGAVGGFIGFFVGTLASFITAPMLVSQTPSPMWNILLPVVGICILTGMLASLVPAKRALGIDPAEVLRSV; the protein is encoded by the coding sequence TTGGGTGTAGTGGTTGCTGCGGCTGCAATTGTTGCTGTCATTACCACATTCTCAGTGGCAGAGGAAAGTTTCCATGAGGCAACCAACAAGTTCGGTGCCAATGTAGTGGTCAGACCTGCTATCGAGTCAATTCCACTCGTGGATGGATATTCCACCATGGGCTCACTCTATGCCGGGAACAACTACATAGAGGAATCTGATATTCATAAGATCTACACGATCAGGGACAATGCCAGTCTTTCAGTTGTAGCACCACGGCTTTACGGCATTGCAGAACTTGAAGGCTCTTCTGTCGTTGTAATGGGCATTGATCCACAGCAGGAGCGAAATCTGAAGCCCTGGTGGATGGTCAGGGGACACTGGCTCCCAGACGAGGATACTGAAGAACCTGAGGCATTGCTGGGTTCGGATATTGCTTTACCTCTGGGCCTGACGGAAGGTTCAATGATCACACTTTCCAGGGATAATATCTCAATTGATGTCCGGGTCGCAGGTGTGATAGAAAGCACCGGCGACAACGAGGACGGATACGTGATACTTCCTCTTGCCACTTCCCAGTATCTTCTCTCACAGGAAGGAAAGGTCAGCAGTCTGGAAGTGAGGGCATTATGTAACGCCTGCCCGGTGGAAGAGATGAGTCGGCAGATAGAAGGCGTTCTTCCGGGTATCGAGGCAAGGGCCATGAGCCAGATAGTCCAGAACGAGATGGCGATAGTGGATCACACTAAATCCTCGGCCATGGCAGTCTCGATCATCACCCTGCTTGTAAGCACCCTTACCGTTGCTTCCACAATGCTTGCCTCTATTAACGAGAAAATGAAAGAGATAGGTATCATGCGTGCTATCGGCGCCAGTGACATCCAGATACTTTCCATGCTCTTCTTTGAAGGTGCACTTATCGGAGCTGTCGGAGGTTTCATTGGTTTCTTTGTTGGTACGCTGGCTTCATTCATTACAGCCCCTATGCTGGTCTCGCAAACACCGTCCCCAATGTGGAATATTTTGCTTCCTGTTGTAGGCATCTGTATCCTTACAGGAATGCTTGCTTCCCTTGTCCCGGCAAAACGGGCTCTGGGTATCGATCCTGCGGAGGTATTGAGAAGTGTCTGA